DNA from Microbacterium foliorum:
CCTCCAACGGCGCGCTGCGCGAGTGGGCTCCGACCTCCGACCAGCAGGTCGATGCGCTGGTGATGGAACCCGGCGGACAGCGCGTGATCGCCGGAGGCCGCTTCTACCTGATCAACAGTGCCGTCCAGCGGGGCCTCGTCGCTCTCGACCCGACGACGGGCGGCATCGACACCGGGTGGGCCGCGCCCAACACCGTGAAGAACGGCGCTGCGCTGGGCTCGAGCTATGCGGGCAAGACCGGCATCTTCGGACTCTCGGTCGACCAGACAGGTGTCTACGGAACCGGTTGGGTGTTCGCGAACGCGGCATCCGGCAACCTCGAAGGCGCGTTCGCGGCCGAGGCAGGCAGCGGAGCGATCCGCTGGGTCGCCGACTGCCACGGCGACAACTACGGCGTCTACTCGACCGGCAAGGTCGTCTACACCACGAGCCACACCCACGCGTGCGAGACGGCCAATCTGTGGCCCGAGCAGAGCACGCGCACGTGGCGCTACATGCTCGCGTTCACGGCGACAGCCGAGGGATCGCTCACGCGCAGCCTCACGGCGGGTTCCACCTACGCCGACTGGAACGGCACTCCGTCGCCTTCCGCGTATGCGGTGACACCCGACTACACGGTCGGAACCGCGACCGGTCTCGGCCAGGCCGGGCTCTCGATCACCGGTGCGGGCGACTACGTCGCTGTGGCGGGCGAGTTCACCAGCGTCAACAACAAGCAGTTCCAGGGCATCGTGCGTTTCTCGACCAAGCCCGCGGGCGGCGCCAAGCAGGGCCCGCGCCTGTCCGGCACGGACTGGACGGCTCCGACGGCGACGTCGACCCAGTCCGGCCGTGTGCGAGTGACGACGACGACCAACTGGGACCGCGACAACCGCGATCTCACCTACCAGCTGATCCGCTCCGACTCCGCCGCGCCGATCGACCAGGTGACCACGCAGTCCGTGTGGTGGCAGACCGGTGCTGTCGTGCTCAACGACGCGACGGCCGTGCCCGGCACGAACTACACCTATACCGTCAGAGCCGTCGATTCCGATGGAAACTCCGCGTCGAGTCAGCCGGTCTCGGTGACCGCGGCCGGCGGCACCGGCTCCGACTACGCGAACATGGTTCTCGGCGACCGTGCCGAGCTGTACTACCCGCTCGGCAGCCTCGGGGGCAACTGGGCGGGCGGGGCGAATCCGGTCGTCGGCAGTGGCGTGAGCAACACCTCGCCGGGGGCCGTGCAGGGCACCACGGGTGCCAGCGCCTCCACCTTCAGCGGATCGACCTCCGGGCGTGTGTCGTCGGCCGCGTCGGCGAAGGGCGACGACAATTACGCCGCTGAGGCCTGGTTCAAGACCAGCACCACCAGGGGCGGGAAGATCTTCGGCTACGGCAGCGCCCAGACCAGCGGTTCCGGAACCAACGATCGCAACGTCTACATGCTGAACAACGGGCGCCTGACGTACGGGGTGTACCCCGGTTCGACCAAGACCGTGACCACGACGGGGTCGTACAACGACAACAAGTGGCATCATGTCGTCTCGACGCTGAGCCCGGGCGGGATGGTGCTCTACGTCGACGGGAAGGTCGTCGCGCAGGACGCCTCGGTCGTCTCTGCGCAGGACAACTACCTCGGATATTGGCGGGTGGGATACGACAGCCTGAGTGGCTGGCCCAACGCTCCGACATCGGCCTCCTTCGCGGGCGGCATCGACGAGTTCGCCGTGTATCCCGACGCCCTGAGCGCGGCGCAGGTCGCGCAGCACTACGCGACCGGCATGGGGTTCAAGGCTCCGACGGCGTCGTTCACGAGCGCCGCGACCGATCTCTCGGTGGCCTTCACCGGCACGGCGATCGCCGACACCGGCCAGAGCATCGTCGGGTACTCGTGGAACTTCGGCGACGGCCAATCCGCCACCGGTGCGACGCCCGTGCATGAGTACGCCGCGTCGGGTACCTACACCGTCACTCTCACCGCGACGGACAGTCGAGGCATCATCGGCGTATCGACGCAGCAGGTCACCGCCCTCGCCCCGAACGTCGTTCCGACGGCAGCCTTCACCTCGACCGCCTCCGGCCTCACCGCCGCGGTGAACGGCATGACGTCGACCGACGCCGACGGCACGATCACCGGATATTCCTGGAACTGGGGCGACGGCACCGCGGCGGGCAGCGGAGTCACCGCCAGCCACCTGTACGGCGCCGCCGGAACCTACACCGTGACGCTCACGGCGACCGATGACCGCGGCGGGCAGGCGACCACGACGGCCGATGTCGTCGTGACCCACGCAGCACCGGTGGCAGCGTTCGAGGCGAGCACCAACGTGCTCGATGTGAACGTGAACGCCTCGGCGTCGACCGCATCGGATGCCGCGACCCTGACGTACTCCTGGAACTGGGGGGACTCCTCTGCAGCGGGCAGCGGCGTGACCGCATCGCACCACTACGCCGCGGCCGGAAACTACACGGTCACCCTCACGGTCACAGACAGCCTCGGAGCGACCGCTACGACGGCGCGCACCGCGACCGTGGCCGACAAGCCGTTTGCGATCCGTGACGACTTCGATCGCTCCTCGGCCTCGGGGTGGGGTTCGGCGGAGACCGGCGGCGCCTACTCCGTGATGAACGGCTCGGCAGCGGCGGCATCCGTGTCGGGTGGGCGCGGACTGCTGACGCTCGCGACCGGCCAGACCCGCAACCTGGCTCTGCAGGGCACGGCACTCGCCGACACGCTCACGACACTCTCGTATTCGCTCGATCAGGCGCCCACCACCGGCGGCTCCTATGTCGGAGTGAGCGCTCGCAAATCTGCGACGAATGAGTATCTGGCCCGCGTCTGGATGCGCACCGACGGCAAGCTGTGGCTCACCGTCCAGCGCGGCAGCACCGTCATCGCCACGCAGGCGCTCACCACGACGTGGGCCGCAGGAGACGTGTTCCGTCTCGCGGTGAACGTCAGTGGCGCGTCGCCGACGACCATCCAGGTCAAGACCTGGAAGGACGGTGCGATCGAACCGACCGACTGGCAGCTGACCGTGACCGATGCGACGACCGACCTCCAGGGTGCGGGGTGGAGCAGCGTGCACGCTTCTCGCGGCTCCACGGCGACCTCGACCGCGGTCTTCTCGTTCGACTCGCTGCGGGTCACCGACCTCAAGGCGCCGCCGCCGAACGTGGCCCCGACAGCGGTGTTCACCAGCACCGTGTCGAACCGCGATGTCGCGGTGGACGGTTCCACGTCGACGGACAGCGATGGCGCGGTCGCCGGATACTCCTGGAACTGGGGAGACGGCACAGCCGCGGGCACGGGGGCGACTGCGACCCACGCCTACGCGGCGGCAGGCACCTATGACGTCACCCTGACCATCACGGACGACGATGGCGCCTCGAGTGCGGTCACCCATCAGGTCGTCGCCACGGACCCGCCGGTCGTCGACCCGGCCATTGCTCGTGACGCGTTCGCGCGCACCGCGACATCGGGGTGGGGATCCTCCGACCTGGGAGGGGCGTGGACTCTCGCAGGAGGCGCGGCGTCGGCCGCATCGGTGGCGGACGGCGTCGGCAGGCTCACTCTCGCGGCGGGCGGAACGCGCAACATGCTCCTGAACGCGTCATCGGTGAAGAACGTCACGATGTCGGCTGACTTCAGCGTCGATGCGGCGCCGTCCACGGGGGCGGCCTACGTCGGCCTGATCGCCCGGTCGAGCGCGACGGACAATTATCTGGTGCGCGCGTGGCTGAACGCCAACGGTACGGTGTCGATCGTGATCCAGCAGGGATCCGCGGTGCTCTCGTCGTCTGTGGTTCCGGGAATCACTCGCGGTGCCGGCGATGCCTTCACGCTCAAGGTCGATGTCTCCGGCGGAGCGTCCACGACGATCTCGGCGAAGCTGTGGCGTCAGGGCACGGCAGAGCCTGCCACCTGGCAGACCTCGTTCGTCGACACCACCGGAATCGACGCCGCGGGCGCTGTCGGAGTGCACGGCAACCGGGTGAGCTCGGCGACTGCTCCGGCGGTCATCGCCGTCGACAACTTCCGGGTGCTCGACAACGGCTGACGCCGAAGCGGATCCCGCGGCCGAGAGGCGGTCACGTTGCGCGGACACCGTCCGCGCGACGTGACCGTTTTCGCGCGCGAAATACGCTCGGATCAGGCAAAAAAGCTCTCGACGCAGCGCGTGGGGAGAGGTAGTATATTGCTGCGGCCACTGGGGGAGTGATCGCAGTATTGGGGAACTGGGGATCACGTGAACAGTCATCGGTGCATGCGTCGAGAAAGCATCTCGGCGCAGCCTGCAATCTCTGCGTCTGGCCTTTCCGCCACAGCCTCCGTCAGTCATGCCGTCGGGGAGTCCGCGGCAGCAAACTTTGGAAAGGTCACCTGATGAGCATTCAGGTTGTGAGTCGCAGGTCCCCACGCTGGCGCGCGGCATTCGCCGCGATCGTCGGCGTCGTCCTCGTGTTCAGTGCAGCGCTGGTCGCTCCTGTCGCGGCATCCGCTGCCGTCCCGGCCGCCAAGGCGCCCTTCCTCCAGCGAACCGCCGACGTCGCGACGGCTGACGCCCTGCCGACGGTGCAGATCGACTCCGGGTATGTCTGGGCCCAGACGACGGTGGGCAACACCGTGTATGCGGCGGGCAGCTTCTCGAACGCCCGGGCCGCGCTCGCGTCTCCCGGTACGAGCCTGACTCCCCGCAGCAACATCCTCGCGTACGACATCGCGACCGGTAACCTCCTTCCCTTCGCCCCCACGGTCAATGGCGTGATCAAGTCGATCGCGCGCTCGAACGACGGTTCGCGCATCTACATCGGAGGGTCGTTCACTCAGGTCAACGGCACGGCGCGGTTCAACTTCGCCGCGCTCGACGCGCAGACGGGGCAGCTGATCGCAGGCTTCGCCCCGTCGGTCGGAGGTGTCGGTGTATTCGGCATCACGCTGCTCGGCGACTCGGTCTACGTCGCCGGCAACTTCACTCAGGCCAACGGAACCGCGCGCAAGAACTTCGCCGCGTTCGCGACGTCGAACGGGGCGCTGCGGAGCTGGGCTCCGACGTCCGATCTGCAGGTCGACGCACTCGTCACCGACCCTGACGGCTCGCAGGTCATCGCGGGCGGACGGTTCTCGATGGTCAACGGCCTCGCCACGCAACGCGGCCTCTCGGCCATCGACCCGGTCTCGGGCATCGTGAACACCGGGTGGCAGGCGAACAGCACCGTCATGAACGGCGCGACATCCGGAAAGGCCGGCATCTTCGCCCTCTCCACCGACGCCACCGGCGTCTACGGCACCGGGTGGGTCTTCGCCGATGTCGCGACGGGAAACCTCGAGGGTGTCTTCGCCGCGGATGCCGGAAGCGGTGCCATCCGCTGGGTGGCCGACTGCCACGGAGACCACTACGGCGTGTACTCCACGGGCAAGGTCGTGTACGCCACGAGCCACACCCATCAGTGCGAGACCGTGAGTCTCTGGCCAGAGCAGTCGGTGCGTCAGTACCGCTACATGGAGGCCTTCACCACGACGGCGGAGGGAACCCTGAGCCGTTCGGCGTCGGTCGGCTCCATCTACAAGGACTGGAGCGGCACGCCCTCCCCGTCCGCGTACGCCTGGTACCCCGACTTCACCGTCGGAACGGCATCGGGGCTCGGCCAGGCCGGCCTCTCGATCACCGGTGCGGGCGACTACATCTCCGTGGCCGGCGAGTTCACGAGCGTGAACGGACAGCGCTATCAGGGCATCGTGCGATTCTCGACCACGCCGAGCGGCGGCGCGAAACAGGGGCCACGGCTCACCGGCGCGAGTTGGAGCGCCCCGACCGCGACCACCGCTTCGCCAGGACGCGTGCGAGTATCGATCCCCGTGAACTGGGATCGGGATGACCGCGACCTCACCTACCAGCTTCTGCGCACCGGTACGGCCGGCGTGATCGACCAGAAGGTCGTGTCGTCCGGATGGTGGAGCACGGCGCAGGCCTCTCTCACCGACAAGACGGTCACTCCTGGGGCGACCTACACCTATACGGTGCGAGCGGTCGACGGGAACGGCAACGCGACGACCAGTCAGCCCGTCACGGCCACCGCTACCAGCGGCGTGACGTCGGACTACGCCAACGCCGTGCTCGATGACGGAGCCCAGCTCTACTATCCGCTCGGCAGCACCACGACCAACTGGGCAGGCGGGGCATCCCCGTCGTACGGCAGCGGTGTGAGCGTGGCCTCCCCCGGAGCCGTCGAGGGAGCAACGGGCACGACGGCGTCGAAGCTCGACGGCACCACCTCGGGGCTCATCTCCTCGGGGGCGGCTGTCAGTGGACCGACCGACTTCTCGGCCGAGACGTGGTTCAAGACGACCACCGACAACGGTGGCAAGATCTTCGGCTTCGGTGATCAGCAGACGAGCTTCTCGGGCAGTTACGACCGCCATCTGTATATGCAGAACAACGGCCGACTCACGTTCGGGGTGTACCCCGGGGCGGTCCGCACCGTGAGCTCGACCACGTCGTACAACGACGGCAGATGGCACCACGCGGTGGCATCGTTGGGCTCGGCCGGCATGGAGCTCTACGTCGACGGCGTGCTCGTCGCGCAGGATGCCGCGGTCACCGATGCGCAAGGCTACAACGGCTATTGGCGGGTGGGCGGAGACAGCCTCGGTGGCTGGCCCGACGGCCCGGCGCGCTGGGAGTTCGACGGCACCGTCGACGAGTTCGCGGTCTACCCGAGCGCTCTGAGTGCGGCTCAGGTCGCCACGCACTACGCGGTGGGAGCCGGCATCCATGCCCCGACGGCCGCGTTCGATGCGACCCCGACGAACCTGACGGTGGCGTTCGACGCGACCGCCAGCACGGTCGATGCGGGGCAGACGCTCACCGGCTACTCGTGGGACTTCGGCGACGGCCATACCGGAACAGGGGCGACCCCGACCCACGTCTACAGCGCCTCCGGCACGTACGACGTCGTGCTGAACGTCACCGACAGCCGCGGCCTCACCGGCACGGTCAGCCACCCGGTCACCGTCACCGGCCCCAACGCTCTGCCTACCGCGGACTTCACGTCGACGGCCTCCGGTCTCACCGCGTCGGTGAACGGCACGACGTCGGTCGACTCCGACGGCACGATCGCGGCGTATTCCTGGAACTGGGGCGACGGCTCCGCGGCGGGCACGGGCGCCACGGCGACGCACGCCTATGCAGCGCCGGGCACGTACGCGGTGACGCTGACGGTGACCGACGATCGCGGCGGGCAGGCGACCAAGACCGCGAACGTCATCGTGACCCACGCGGCGCCGGTGGCGAGCTTCACGGCCACGGCCAACGCGCTCACGGTCTCGGTCGATGGAGCGGCGTCGACCGCATCGGATGCCGCGACACTGGCGTACTCGTGGAACTGGGGAGACGGCAGCCCCGCGGGCAGCGGCGGCACCGCCTCGCACGTGTACGCGACCGCCGGCGACTTCACGATCACCCTCACGTTGACCGACAGCGTCGGCGCGACCGCCACGGCCACTCGCGCCGTCACGGTGGCCGATCAGGCCTTCGCGATCAGGGATGACTTCGAGCGCACCACTGCCTCCGGATGGGGATCCGCCGAGCTCGGCGGCGCCTACACCGTGATGAACGGGGCCGCATCCGCGGCATCCGTCTCCGGTGGCGCGGCGAAGCTGACGCTCGCTGCGGGGCAGACGCGCAATGTGGCCCTGCAGAGCACGTCGCTCGCCGACACTCTCACGACGCTGATGTACTCGTCTGATCAGGGACCCGCCACCGGCGGCTCCTATGTGGGGGTGAGTGCGCGCAAGTCGGCGTCGTCCGAGTACCTCACTCGTGTGTGGATGCGCAACGACGGCAAGCTGTGGCTGGTGATCCAGCGCGACAGCACCGTCCTGGTCTCCAAGGCGCTGACGACCACGTGGGCGGCGGGCGATGTGTTCCGCCTCTCGGTCAAGGTCTCGGGTGCGTCGCCGACCACCATCCAGGCGAAGACCTGGAAGGACGGCACCGCGGAGCCCGCCGACTGGCAGCTCTCGACGACCGATGCGACCGCGAGCCTGCAGGGCAGTGGCTGGACGAGCGTGCATGCGAACCGCGCCGGCAGCGCGACATCGACCGCGGTCTTCTCGTTCGACTCGCTGCGGGTCACCGACCTCAAGGCGCCGGTCGGGCCCGTGCCGAACGTGGCGCCGACGGCGGCATTCACCAGCACGGTGACGAACCTCGGTGTCGCGGTGGATGGGTCGACCTCGTCTGACAGCGACGGCACCGTCGTCGGACACTCCTGGAACTGGGGAGACGGCACCCCCGCGGGCACCGGGGCGGCCGCGACGCACACGTATGCCGCAGCGGGCACGTACACCGTCACCCTGACGGTCACGGACGACGATGGCGCCACCGGAACCGCCACGCGCCAGGTGGTCGCGACGTCACCGCCCGTGGAACCGCAGCCCGGCGCTGTCGTCGCCAGCGACGACTTCGCACGGACGGCGACCGGTGGCTGGTCCACGGCAGGTGTCGGCGGGGCGTGGACGCTCGCCGGCGGTGCGGCCTCCGCGGCATCCGTGGCGGACGGCACCGGTGTGCTCACGCTCGCCGCAGGCAGCACGCGCAACATGCTGCTCAACTCGGTGTCGGCGAAGAACGTCACGATGTCCATGGACTTCAGTGCGGATGCCGCGCCGTCGACGGGGCAGGCGTACGTCGGGCTGATCGCTCGATCGAGTGCGACGGACAACTATCTGGTGCGGGCCTGGCTGAATGCCAACGGCACCGTCTCGATCGTGACCCAGCAGGGATCCGCGGTGCTCTCCACATACGTGGTTCCGGGCATCACCCGCGGTGCCGGCGACGCCTTCACTCTGAAGGTCGACGTGGCGGGTGGAGCCTCGACGACGATCTCGGCGAAGCTGTGGAAGCAGGGAACCGCCGAGCCCGCCGCGTGGCAGACATCGTTCGTCGACACCACGGGGATCGACGCGGCCGGCGCCGTCGGCGCGCACGCGAATCGTACGAGTTCCGCCACCGGCCCGGTCGTCGTGAAGGTGGACAATTTCCGGGTCACAGACAACGGGTGATTCCCATGGCACGTGCCATAGGCTCGTGCTGATGTCCATACAGTCGAAGCGCCGATCGCCGTGAACGGGAGCACCATCCTGCTCGCGGCGATCGCCGCCGGCGCGGGCGTGATCGGCATCCTGCTGTTCCGAGCCAGCCCGCGCCTCACTTTCGTGGTCTGGGCTCTCGTGCTGTTCTTCGTTCCCGTGTGGATCGGCGTCAACGTCGGGTTCTTCTGGTCGGCGATCACCCTGCTCACCCTCGTGGCGGTGGTGACCAACATCTCCGACATCCGGCTCAACGGGATCGACCTGCTGATGGCGGTGTTCGCGTTGATGGCGGCCACCCAGTTCGCGTTGAAGATGACCGGACTGTCGGCGACCGTGATCGCGCTGCTCGAGTGGGTCCTGCCGTACGTCTGGGGACGACTGGTGCTCGCGCGTGTGACGCGCTCGTTCGTCACGGCGGTCATCGCCGCCGTCGTGACGGCGGCAGCGGTGCTCGGCCTCGTGGAGTTCGCGAGCGGGACGAACTTCTTCGTCTCGCTGCCCGCCATGGGCGCAGACCTCTACGCCACCTGGGGACCGTTGCAGGTTCGTGCTGATCGCTTGCGGGTGGAGGGCGCCTGGGGCCACTCGATCGCGATGGGCGCCGCGTTCGCGATGTCCTCGGTCTTCGTCGTCGCGGCTCGCTGGCCTGTGGCCGTGCGGCTGGTCGCGCTCGGCCTGATCACCGCCGCGACGGTGACCACCATCAGCCGTATCGGCATCCTCACGCTCGCCTTCAGCGTCGTGCTCTCCGTCCTGCTCCTCCCCGGACTCGCCAAAGCCATGCGCTGGTCGGTCGCCGTGCTCGCGGTGGTCGCGATGCTCGTCATCATCCCGTTCCTCGGCGAGGTGTTCCTCGAGGCGGGCGACGAGGCGGGCGGCAGTGCCGACTACCGGTCCGGACTGTTCTCGTTGGTCTCCCAGGTGCAGCTGTTCGGCAGCGCGGGCGATTGGAGCGGACTCACCGTCGGGGGCGAGTACCTCGGCGCCTACGCGAAGTCGGTCGACAACGCGTTCCTCGTCTTCGCGCTGCGGTTCGGCTGGATCCCGTCTCTGCTCCTGGTCGCCGTTCTCGTGCTCGCCGCGACCTACATCCTCCGCCGCGCCACGGTGTCACCGCCCTCGATCGCGGTGGCGTCGCAGCTGCCGGCGATCTTCGCCGTCGCGCTGATCACCCAGGCGGGTTCGTACCTGTGGTTCCTCGCCGGCCTCGCGGTCGCCTGGGCGCAGCGGGGGCACGACGCCGATGCGGCTGCCGATCAGTCGGAGCGGCCGTCTCTCTTCAGCATGAGCCGCACGAACGACGCCAGCGTCTTCGCATCACGCCGGTAGACGGGGATCGTCAGAGCGACGGCGGAGACTGCGAGGCCCGCCGCGAGCCCGACGCCGAGCTGCACCCAGGCGTCCGTCGCCGCGAGAGCCTGAGCGACGCCCCAGGCTGCGAGACCGGCGGCTGCGGAGACCGCGATGATCCGCCCCGCACCCTGGTACAGCTGTCGGCGCGGCATCGGCGTGATCCGCGAGAGCCACGCGAGCGAGATGGGCCAGGCGATGGCGGGGTGCACCGCGAAGGCGATCGCGACACCCAGGACCCCGAAGAAGGAACCGATCACGACGCAGACCACCTTGATGAGGGCTGTGACAATCGAGTAGCGCAGCAGGTCGGCGCCCAGACCGCGCGCGAGATACACCCAGTACCCCACGAAGGAGACGGTGGTCAGGATGCCGGCGATCGCGAACATGCGCAGCATCGGTGCCGCCTCCGCCCATCGACTGCCGAGCATGATGTCGACGGCCGGTTCGGCGAGGCCCGCCACGATCGCGACCGGGATGCCGAAAAGGAATCCCAGCGCGAGCTGTGCTGCGGTGACGTACGCCTCGAATCGGGGCTGATCCTGCTGCACGCGCGACAACACGGGAAGCGCGACGGACTGGAGCGGTGAGCGCACCTGGGTCAGCGGCGTCATGATCAGCTGGAAGGCGCGGTTGTAGAGCCCCAGGGGAGCGGTCCCGAACCGGAAGCTGATCAGCACGGTGTCGATCTGACGGGAGGCGTAGCCGATCAGGTTCGTGGCCACGAGGGTCCACCCGAAGTTCACGAGCTGCTTGACCGGGTGCGCGCGGGAGTACCGGCGCGGCCACCAGCGCCCGGCCGCGACGACGCCGACGAGCAGGATCGCTCCGGTCACGAGCTGCTGGATCACCAGCGCCCAGTACCCCATGCCGGCCACCGCGGCGATGATCGCGACCGCGAGGGCGATGGCCGACGATGCGACGTCGATGACCGCGAGCGGTCGCAGTTTGAGGTCGCGCATCAGGTTGGCTCTGTGCTGGGTGGCGAGTCCGTTGAGCAGGAAGGTCAACGCGAGCCATTGCGAGATGCCCACGAGATCCGGCTCGCCGGTGACGGCGCCGATGGCCCACGACAGCGAGTACATGATCGCTGTGAGCAGCACCCCGATCGCGGCGTTGATCCAGAATAGGTTGTCGCGCTGGCCCGTGGACAGCTCGGGTGCCTGGATGGATGCCGAGGTGAGTCCGAAGTCGCGGAAGATCTCGCCGAGCCCGACGACGACCAGGACGATCGCCAGGAGTCCGTAGTCGTGCGGAGACAGTATCCGCGCGAGGACGACGACCGACAGCAGCTGCAGGAGGATTCTCGCTGCCTGTGCGGCGAGGGTGAAGTACGCGCCGCGGGCTGCGGAGTGCGCGAGAGAGGAGGCCATCAGCGCCTCTGCGCCGCACGGACCCGGCGGAACGTTCCGCGCAGCACCCTGATGGCTTCGCGCGGCGCGGCCGCGGTCAGTCGGATCAGGGCGAAACCGCGGTAGCGGGGAGGACGGCGGCCGGCGAGACGAGAGCCGAGGAGCCGCGCGAAGAGAAACCGGCGTCGGGCCGTCTGCAATGGTTGGGCGTCACGCAGGTGCGCACCCTGGAGCGGTCGCACGGCGATCACGCCGGCGTCGATCGCGGCGAGGATCACCTCCCGCCCTCGCGGGGTGCGGGCGACGAGTGCGCTGAAGCCGTCTCCTTCGGCGAAGGTCGGATACCCGCGATCGTCGGTCTCCCAGGAGTCGGCGCACACGATGTCGGCGGCCTGTCCGACGCCGT
Protein-coding regions in this window:
- a CDS encoding PKD domain-containing protein — its product is MGVRGGSSRSRLRATLGLAVCLALASAAIVAVPLGASAAVPAAKAPLLERTADVITSDPLPTVQIDSGYVWAQATIGNIVYAAGSFSNARASLAAAGTSLTPRNNILAYDITTGELQGFAPAVNGVIKAVAASPDGTRIYIGGSFTQVNGTARYNFAALDAQTGQLIAGVAPSVGGAGVYGIAVSADSVYVAGNFTQANTVARKNFAAFATSNGALREWAPTSDQQVDALVMEPGGQRVIAGGRFYLINSAVQRGLVALDPTTGGIDTGWAAPNTVKNGAALGSSYAGKTGIFGLSVDQTGVYGTGWVFANAASGNLEGAFAAEAGSGAIRWVADCHGDNYGVYSTGKVVYTTSHTHACETANLWPEQSTRTWRYMLAFTATAEGSLTRSLTAGSTYADWNGTPSPSAYAVTPDYTVGTATGLGQAGLSITGAGDYVAVAGEFTSVNNKQFQGIVRFSTKPAGGAKQGPRLSGTDWTAPTATSTQSGRVRVTTTTNWDRDNRDLTYQLIRSDSAAPIDQVTTQSVWWQTGAVVLNDATAVPGTNYTYTVRAVDSDGNSASSQPVSVTAAGGTGSDYANMVLGDRAELYYPLGSLGGNWAGGANPVVGSGVSNTSPGAVQGTTGASASTFSGSTSGRVSSAASAKGDDNYAAEAWFKTSTTRGGKIFGYGSAQTSGSGTNDRNVYMLNNGRLTYGVYPGSTKTVTTTGSYNDNKWHHVVSTLSPGGMVLYVDGKVVAQDASVVSAQDNYLGYWRVGYDSLSGWPNAPTSASFAGGIDEFAVYPDALSAAQVAQHYATGMGFKAPTASFTSAATDLSVAFTGTAIADTGQSIVGYSWNFGDGQSATGATPVHEYAASGTYTVTLTATDSRGIIGVSTQQVTALAPNVVPTAAFTSTASGLTAAVNGMTSTDADGTITGYSWNWGDGTAAGSGVTASHLYGAAGTYTVTLTATDDRGGQATTTADVVVTHAAPVAAFEASTNVLDVNVNASASTASDAATLTYSWNWGDSSAAGSGVTASHHYAAAGNYTVTLTVTDSLGATATTARTATVADKPFAIRDDFDRSSASGWGSAETGGAYSVMNGSAAAASVSGGRGLLTLATGQTRNLALQGTALADTLTTLSYSLDQAPTTGGSYVGVSARKSATNEYLARVWMRTDGKLWLTVQRGSTVIATQALTTTWAAGDVFRLAVNVSGASPTTIQVKTWKDGAIEPTDWQLTVTDATTDLQGAGWSSVHASRGSTATSTAVFSFDSLRVTDLKAPPPNVAPTAVFTSTVSNRDVAVDGSTSTDSDGAVAGYSWNWGDGTAAGTGATATHAYAAAGTYDVTLTITDDDGASSAVTHQVVATDPPVVDPAIARDAFARTATSGWGSSDLGGAWTLAGGAASAASVADGVGRLTLAAGGTRNMLLNASSVKNVTMSADFSVDAAPSTGAAYVGLIARSSATDNYLVRAWLNANGTVSIVIQQGSAVLSSSVVPGITRGAGDAFTLKVDVSGGASTTISAKLWRQGTAEPATWQTSFVDTTGIDAAGAVGVHGNRVSSATAPAVIAVDNFRVLDNG
- a CDS encoding PKD domain-containing protein — its product is MSIQVVSRRSPRWRAAFAAIVGVVLVFSAALVAPVAASAAVPAAKAPFLQRTADVATADALPTVQIDSGYVWAQTTVGNTVYAAGSFSNARAALASPGTSLTPRSNILAYDIATGNLLPFAPTVNGVIKSIARSNDGSRIYIGGSFTQVNGTARFNFAALDAQTGQLIAGFAPSVGGVGVFGITLLGDSVYVAGNFTQANGTARKNFAAFATSNGALRSWAPTSDLQVDALVTDPDGSQVIAGGRFSMVNGLATQRGLSAIDPVSGIVNTGWQANSTVMNGATSGKAGIFALSTDATGVYGTGWVFADVATGNLEGVFAADAGSGAIRWVADCHGDHYGVYSTGKVVYATSHTHQCETVSLWPEQSVRQYRYMEAFTTTAEGTLSRSASVGSIYKDWSGTPSPSAYAWYPDFTVGTASGLGQAGLSITGAGDYISVAGEFTSVNGQRYQGIVRFSTTPSGGAKQGPRLTGASWSAPTATTASPGRVRVSIPVNWDRDDRDLTYQLLRTGTAGVIDQKVVSSGWWSTAQASLTDKTVTPGATYTYTVRAVDGNGNATTSQPVTATATSGVTSDYANAVLDDGAQLYYPLGSTTTNWAGGASPSYGSGVSVASPGAVEGATGTTASKLDGTTSGLISSGAAVSGPTDFSAETWFKTTTDNGGKIFGFGDQQTSFSGSYDRHLYMQNNGRLTFGVYPGAVRTVSSTTSYNDGRWHHAVASLGSAGMELYVDGVLVAQDAAVTDAQGYNGYWRVGGDSLGGWPDGPARWEFDGTVDEFAVYPSALSAAQVATHYAVGAGIHAPTAAFDATPTNLTVAFDATASTVDAGQTLTGYSWDFGDGHTGTGATPTHVYSASGTYDVVLNVTDSRGLTGTVSHPVTVTGPNALPTADFTSTASGLTASVNGTTSVDSDGTIAAYSWNWGDGSAAGTGATATHAYAAPGTYAVTLTVTDDRGGQATKTANVIVTHAAPVASFTATANALTVSVDGAASTASDAATLAYSWNWGDGSPAGSGGTASHVYATAGDFTITLTLTDSVGATATATRAVTVADQAFAIRDDFERTTASGWGSAELGGAYTVMNGAASAASVSGGAAKLTLAAGQTRNVALQSTSLADTLTTLMYSSDQGPATGGSYVGVSARKSASSEYLTRVWMRNDGKLWLVIQRDSTVLVSKALTTTWAAGDVFRLSVKVSGASPTTIQAKTWKDGTAEPADWQLSTTDATASLQGSGWTSVHANRAGSATSTAVFSFDSLRVTDLKAPVGPVPNVAPTAAFTSTVTNLGVAVDGSTSSDSDGTVVGHSWNWGDGTPAGTGAAATHTYAAAGTYTVTLTVTDDDGATGTATRQVVATSPPVEPQPGAVVASDDFARTATGGWSTAGVGGAWTLAGGAASAASVADGTGVLTLAAGSTRNMLLNSVSAKNVTMSMDFSADAAPSTGQAYVGLIARSSATDNYLVRAWLNANGTVSIVTQQGSAVLSTYVVPGITRGAGDAFTLKVDVAGGASTTISAKLWKQGTAEPAAWQTSFVDTTGIDAAGAVGAHANRTSSATGPVVVKVDNFRVTDNG
- a CDS encoding lipopolysaccharide biosynthesis protein is translated as MASSLAHSAARGAYFTLAAQAARILLQLLSVVVLARILSPHDYGLLAIVLVVVGLGEIFRDFGLTSASIQAPELSTGQRDNLFWINAAIGVLLTAIMYSLSWAIGAVTGEPDLVGISQWLALTFLLNGLATQHRANLMRDLKLRPLAVIDVASSAIALAVAIIAAVAGMGYWALVIQQLVTGAILLVGVVAAGRWWPRRYSRAHPVKQLVNFGWTLVATNLIGYASRQIDTVLISFRFGTAPLGLYNRAFQLIMTPLTQVRSPLQSVALPVLSRVQQDQPRFEAYVTAAQLALGFLFGIPVAIVAGLAEPAVDIMLGSRWAEAAPMLRMFAIAGILTTVSFVGYWVYLARGLGADLLRYSIVTALIKVVCVVIGSFFGVLGVAIAFAVHPAIAWPISLAWLSRITPMPRRQLYQGAGRIIAVSAAAGLAAWGVAQALAATDAWVQLGVGLAAGLAVSAVALTIPVYRRDAKTLASFVRLMLKRDGRSD